GCCGCCGATTAAACGCCGCCGTATAGCTGATATTAAAATGCCTCATGAATTGGGGAAGATTCGCCCTGGGAGTCTGCACGATCAGATGAAAGTGGTTCGGCATCAGCACGTAGGCATGAACCCCAACGCCGTAAATCTCACT
The sequence above is a segment of the Candidatus Zixiibacteriota bacterium genome. Coding sequences within it:
- a CDS encoding transposase — protein: MARPLRILFADAYYHVTCRGNERRPIFRDDTDRATFVGKLKASSEIYGVGVHAYVLMPNHFHLIVQTPRANLPQFMRHFNISYTAAFNRR